A single window of Candidatus Neptunochlamydia vexilliferae DNA harbors:
- a CDS encoding transposase yields MAKKRKTYSAEFKLKAVLEILKEDKTASQLAGELEVNPMVLAGWKKHFKEVGLQVFEKPRRASGLKRSEKEKAELFEQIGRLKMEIEWLKKKLAILT; encoded by the coding sequence AAGAAAAACATATTCAGCGGAGTTTAAGCTCAAGGCAGTACTAGAAATCCTGAAAGAAGATAAAACAGCATCACAGCTAGCAGGAGAACTAGAGGTAAATCCTATGGTACTTGCAGGTTGGAAAAAACACTTTAAAGAAGTTGGACTTCAGGTTTTTGAGAAGCCAAGAAGAGCCTCAGGGCTAAAAAGAAGTGAAAAGGAAAAAGCTGAGCTTTTCGAACAAATTGGGAGGCTTAAGATGGAAATAGAATGGCTTAAAAAAAAATTAGCTATATTGACCTAG
- the istB gene encoding IS21-like element helper ATPase IstB has product MNQIKQSLKNLKLAGVCNTLDERLAYAEKSSISYREFLEVLLEDEANSRRDNNYKKRCLQAKLPSRKTIEDFDFSFQPSLDKKQISDIMTCQFIKEKKNIIFIGEPGTGKTHLSIATGIKGLQKGHKVLFTGVGEMLRTLHSSKADNSYSKKVKEYLAPDLLILDELGFKKVPDYSVDDFFEIISKRYETGSMIITTNKSIDKWGEIFSDNILASAISDRIVHHSQIITITGQSFRTKDITSKRGE; this is encoded by the coding sequence ATGAACCAAATCAAACAAAGTCTAAAAAACCTCAAACTCGCAGGAGTTTGTAACACCCTAGATGAGCGATTAGCTTATGCAGAAAAAAGCTCCATCTCCTATAGAGAGTTCCTTGAAGTCCTCTTAGAAGATGAAGCCAACAGTCGAAGGGATAACAACTATAAAAAGCGTTGCCTCCAAGCAAAACTCCCTTCAAGAAAAACCATAGAAGATTTTGACTTTTCCTTCCAACCCTCGCTTGATAAAAAACAGATCAGCGACATTATGACCTGTCAGTTCATAAAAGAGAAAAAAAACATCATTTTCATTGGAGAACCAGGAACAGGCAAAACCCATCTCTCAATAGCAACAGGGATCAAAGGACTACAAAAAGGACACAAAGTCCTTTTTACCGGAGTAGGAGAAATGCTCCGGACCCTCCACAGCTCAAAAGCCGATAACTCTTACTCTAAAAAAGTTAAAGAGTACCTTGCTCCAGATCTACTGATCCTAGATGAACTAGGATTTAAGAAAGTCCCCGACTATAGCGTGGATGACTTTTTTGAGATCATCTCAAAAAGATACGAAACTGGCTCAATGATCATCACAACTAACAAATCGATCGACAAATGGGGAGAAATTTTTTCTGACAATATTTTAGCCTCAGCAATATCGGACCGAATTGTTCATCACTCGCAAATCATCACGATCACAGGTCAAAGCTTTAGAACTAAGGATATTACAAGTAAGAGGGGGGAGTAA